The Brenneria rubrifaciens genome has a window encoding:
- the nsrR gene encoding nitric oxide-sensing transcriptional repressor NsrR — MQLTSFTDYGLRALIYMASLPGERMTSISEVTEVYGVSRNHMVKIINQLSRAGFVMALRGKNGGIRLGKPAAAIRIGDVVRELEPLSLVNCGSDFCHITSACRLKQALDQALRHFLQELDQYTLADMVKENPPLYKLLLVE, encoded by the coding sequence GTGCAGTTAACGAGTTTCACGGATTATGGCTTGCGGGCGCTGATTTATATGGCGTCTCTACCCGGTGAAAGAATGACCAGCATTTCGGAAGTGACGGAAGTGTATGGCGTGTCGCGTAATCATATGGTCAAAATTATCAATCAGCTCAGCCGTGCCGGATTTGTGATGGCCCTACGTGGAAAAAATGGCGGGATACGGCTGGGCAAACCGGCCGCTGCGATACGGATTGGTGATGTGGTGCGTGAGCTGGAGCCACTTTCGTTAGTTAACTGCGGTAGTGATTTCTGTCATATCACATCGGCTTGCCGGCTCAAACAGGCGCTCGATCAGGCGTTACGCCATTTTTTGCAGGAGCTCGATCAATACACGTTGGCTGATATGGTCAAAGAAAACCCGCCGCTTTACAAATTATTGTTGGTTGAATGA
- the rnr gene encoding ribonuclease R, translated as MSQDPFLEREAEKYLSPIPSREFILAHIAKRDTPISREELAADLQLSGEEPLEALRRRLRAMERDGQLVFTRRQCYALPEKLDLLRGTVIGHRDGFGFLRVEGRKDDLYLSAEEMKRAIHGDVVLAQPLAADRKGRREGRIVRVLEPRTGQIVGRYFVDAGVGFVVPDDSRLSFDILIPKEAINGARMGFVVVVELTQRATRRTKAVGKIVEILGDNMGTGLAVDIALRTHDIPHSWPPKVEEQVKDLAESVPESAKKGRVDLRKLPLVTIDGEDARDFDDAVYCEKKRGGGWRLWVAIADVSYYVRPNTPLDQEARARGTSVYFPSQVVPMLPEVLSNGLCSLNPQVDRLCMVCEMTVSAQGKLTSYKFYEAVMSSHARLTYTKVWHILQGDAELRQHYQPLVGGLEELHKMYKVLEQAREVRGGIAFETEEAKFIFNAERRIERVESVVRNDAHKLIEECMILANISAARFVEKNEEPALFRVHDQPSEDHVLALRSVLGELGLSLKGGMKPQPKDYAELMTEIAERPDHGMLQTMLLRSMKQAVYDPENRGHFGLALTSYGHFTSPIRRYPDLSLHRAIKYLLSDRKSRSTPTGGWHSEMNEMLQLGMHCSMTERRADEATRDVADWLKCDFMQDHVGEVFTGIIASVTGFGFFVRLNDLFIDGLVHVSTLDNDYYRYDNIGQRLIGESRGQVYRLGDEVEIRVEAVHMDERNIDFALVSSARKPRGEGKTARDRAKKPDSREAKPSRRRNAARSPANFEPDAAFRNDGERKVKPEKAKPKKNVDKAKKNAEKTRKIAAAAKAKRARKKSAE; from the coding sequence ATGTCACAAGATCCCTTTCTGGAACGAGAAGCAGAAAAATATCTATCCCCTATCCCAAGCCGTGAATTTATTCTGGCCCATATCGCCAAACGGGATACCCCGATTAGCCGCGAAGAGCTGGCCGCCGATTTGCAATTATCGGGTGAAGAGCCGTTGGAAGCGTTGCGCCGCCGTTTACGGGCGATGGAGCGCGACGGGCAATTGGTGTTTACCCGCCGCCAATGCTATGCGCTGCCGGAAAAGCTGGATCTGCTGCGTGGTACGGTAATCGGCCACCGTGACGGTTTTGGTTTCCTGCGCGTCGAAGGCCGCAAAGATGACCTGTATCTGTCCGCTGAGGAGATGAAACGCGCCATTCACGGCGACGTGGTGCTGGCCCAGCCATTGGCCGCCGACCGTAAAGGCCGCCGTGAGGGGCGTATTGTGCGCGTCCTTGAACCGCGCACCGGGCAGATTGTCGGACGTTATTTTGTTGATGCCGGGGTGGGCTTTGTCGTCCCGGACGATAGCCGGTTGAGTTTCGATATTCTGATCCCGAAAGAAGCGATCAACGGCGCCCGCATGGGCTTCGTGGTTGTCGTGGAACTGACTCAGCGCGCCACCCGCCGAACTAAAGCGGTCGGGAAAATTGTCGAAATCCTCGGCGATAATATGGGCACCGGGCTGGCGGTCGATATCGCGCTGCGCACGCACGATATTCCGCATAGCTGGCCGCCGAAAGTGGAAGAGCAGGTTAAAGATCTCGCCGAAAGCGTACCGGAGAGCGCGAAAAAAGGCCGGGTGGATTTACGCAAGCTGCCGCTGGTGACCATTGACGGTGAAGACGCCCGCGATTTTGACGATGCGGTTTATTGCGAGAAGAAACGCGGCGGCGGCTGGCGGCTGTGGGTGGCGATAGCGGATGTCAGCTACTATGTGCGTCCGAATACGCCGCTGGATCAGGAAGCGCGGGCGCGCGGAACCTCGGTCTACTTCCCGTCGCAGGTTGTACCGATGCTGCCTGAAGTGCTGTCCAACGGCCTTTGTTCGCTCAACCCGCAGGTGGATCGCCTGTGTATGGTCTGCGAGATGACCGTATCGGCGCAGGGTAAATTGACGTCCTACAAGTTCTACGAAGCGGTGATGAGTTCGCACGCCCGTCTGACCTACACTAAAGTGTGGCATATTCTTCAGGGCGACGCGGAACTGCGCCAGCACTATCAGCCGCTGGTGGGCGGACTGGAAGAATTGCATAAGATGTACAAAGTGCTGGAGCAAGCCCGTGAAGTGCGGGGCGGCATCGCGTTTGAAACGGAAGAAGCGAAGTTTATTTTCAACGCCGAGCGTCGGATTGAACGGGTTGAGTCGGTGGTGCGCAACGATGCGCACAAACTGATTGAAGAGTGCATGATTCTGGCGAATATCTCCGCGGCGAGATTCGTGGAGAAAAATGAAGAGCCCGCCCTGTTTCGCGTTCACGATCAGCCGAGTGAAGACCATGTGCTGGCATTGCGCAGCGTGCTGGGTGAACTGGGCCTCTCGCTGAAAGGCGGCATGAAGCCGCAACCGAAAGACTATGCCGAACTGATGACGGAAATCGCCGAGCGCCCCGACCACGGAATGCTGCAAACCATGCTGCTGCGTTCCATGAAACAGGCGGTTTACGATCCCGAAAACCGGGGGCATTTCGGGCTGGCGTTAACCTCTTACGGGCATTTTACCTCGCCTATCCGCCGCTATCCCGATTTATCGTTGCACCGTGCCATCAAATATTTGCTGAGCGACCGTAAATCGCGCTCAACCCCGACCGGCGGCTGGCACAGCGAGATGAATGAAATGCTGCAACTGGGCATGCATTGTTCAATGACCGAACGCCGGGCCGATGAAGCGACGCGTGACGTGGCGGACTGGCTGAAGTGCGATTTCATGCAGGATCACGTCGGTGAAGTGTTTACCGGGATTATCGCCAGCGTCACCGGTTTTGGTTTCTTTGTCCGCCTGAACGATCTGTTTATCGATGGGCTGGTACACGTTTCCACGTTGGATAATGACTACTATCGTTACGATAATATCGGCCAGCGTTTGATCGGCGAATCTCGCGGTCAGGTTTACCGTTTGGGCGATGAAGTGGAAATTCGCGTTGAGGCGGTCCATATGGATGAGCGCAACATTGATTTCGCGCTGGTATCAAGCGCGCGTAAACCGCGGGGCGAAGGTAAAACGGCACGCGACAGAGCGAAAAAACCGGATAGCCGGGAGGCGAAACCGAGCCGCCGCCGTAATGCCGCGCGTTCGCCGGCCAATTTTGAGCCTGACGCGGCTTTCCGCAACGACGGCGAACGCAAGGTCAAACCGGAAAAGGCGAAGCCTAAAAAGAATGTGGATAAGGCGAAAAAGAACGCTGAGAAAACGCGTAAGATTGCCGCGGCCGCCAAAGCCAAACGCGCCAGAAAAAAATCTGCGGAGTAA
- the anfO gene encoding Fe-only nitrogenase accessory protein AnfO, which translates to MMKIAVFVDSQGEIAPLFTPGVVRVFAHCGNHWQPVKDIPYALCQDMGLAEIRTRTLAMLAELAACRHFVAQDIHGALLAWFDGMGIAMWRCRGAPEACLTAIRGAVGQGRPERVSVQQAFIQPGMDDGEYHINLMSALASDAGLTSKQLLLPFLQTQAFTRINIICDHLPKWFAQKLPALNLAIEVERQPQGYLLATLHPAPAGSID; encoded by the coding sequence ATGATGAAAATTGCCGTTTTTGTCGACTCGCAGGGTGAAATCGCCCCGTTATTCACCCCCGGCGTGGTGCGCGTCTTTGCCCATTGCGGCAATCATTGGCAGCCGGTCAAAGACATTCCTTATGCGCTTTGTCAGGATATGGGCTTGGCGGAAATCCGTACCCGGACGCTCGCGATGCTGGCTGAGCTTGCGGCGTGTCGGCACTTTGTCGCGCAGGACATACATGGCGCGCTGCTTGCCTGGTTTGACGGGATGGGGATCGCCATGTGGCGATGTCGCGGCGCGCCGGAGGCCTGTCTGACCGCCATTCGCGGCGCGGTGGGGCAAGGTCGCCCGGAGCGGGTTTCCGTGCAGCAGGCGTTTATTCAGCCAGGGATGGATGACGGCGAGTATCACATTAATCTGATGTCGGCGTTGGCAAGCGATGCCGGGTTGACGTCGAAACAACTGTTGTTGCCTTTTTTGCAAACGCAAGCCTTCACCCGGATCAATATCATCTGCGACCACCTGCCAAAATGGTTTGCGCAAAAACTGCCGGCGTTAAATCTGGCGATTGAGGTTGAGCGCCAACCTCAAGGTTATCTTCTCGCCACCCTCCACCCGGCTCCGGCAGGATCGATCGACTGA
- the anfK gene encoding Fe-only nitrogenase subunit beta has product MSCELKAKDRAGVINPIFTCQPAGAQYASIGIKDCIGIVHGGQGCVMFVRLLISQHLKESFEIASSSVHEDGAVFGALDRVEQAVDVLLMRYPHVKVIPIITTCSTEVIGDDVDGVVIKLNEGLLKEKFADREIHLIPIHSPSFVGSMVSGYDVAVRDFIKYFAKKGEPNGKLNVITGWANPGDVTAIKHLLTEMDIDATVLFEIEAFDSPLMPSGNTVSHGNTTIEDLTSTANALGTLVLNRYEGAKAAGYLEETFNVPALIGPSPIGIRNTDTFLQNLKKMTGKPIPPSLVRERGIAIDALTDLVHMFLADKKVAIYGNPDLVIGLAEFCLDLEMKPVLLLLGDDNASYGSDPRVTALQEKVSFGMEIVTNADLWELENRITQQSLELDLILGHSKGRFTAIDNQIPMVRVGFPTYDRAGLYRYPVVGYAGATWLAEQMANALFTDMEYKKNKEWILNVW; this is encoded by the coding sequence ATGTCTTGTGAATTGAAAGCCAAAGATCGCGCCGGCGTGATCAATCCGATCTTTACCTGCCAGCCAGCCGGGGCGCAGTACGCCAGTATCGGCATTAAAGACTGTATCGGGATCGTACATGGCGGGCAGGGATGCGTCATGTTTGTCCGTTTGCTGATCTCCCAGCACCTGAAGGAAAGTTTTGAAATTGCCTCGTCTTCCGTCCACGAGGACGGGGCGGTTTTCGGTGCGCTGGATCGCGTGGAGCAGGCAGTGGATGTGTTGCTGATGCGTTATCCCCATGTGAAGGTGATCCCCATCATCACCACCTGTTCCACCGAAGTGATCGGCGACGATGTGGACGGGGTGGTGATCAAGCTGAACGAGGGACTGTTAAAGGAGAAGTTCGCCGATCGCGAGATCCATCTTATTCCAATCCATTCCCCCAGTTTTGTCGGCAGCATGGTCAGCGGCTATGACGTGGCGGTAAGAGATTTCATCAAATACTTCGCCAAAAAAGGGGAGCCAAACGGCAAGCTGAATGTGATTACCGGCTGGGCCAATCCCGGCGACGTGACGGCCATTAAACATTTGCTGACGGAAATGGACATTGATGCAACGGTGCTGTTTGAAATCGAGGCGTTTGACTCGCCGCTGATGCCTTCCGGCAATACGGTATCACACGGCAATACCACCATCGAGGATCTGACCAGTACGGCCAACGCGCTTGGCACTCTCGTACTGAATCGATACGAAGGCGCAAAAGCGGCCGGCTATCTGGAAGAGACGTTTAATGTCCCGGCCCTCATCGGGCCTTCGCCCATTGGTATTCGCAATACGGATACCTTTTTGCAGAACCTGAAAAAAATGACGGGTAAACCGATCCCGCCTTCACTGGTGCGCGAGCGGGGGATTGCCATCGATGCGCTCACCGATCTGGTTCATATGTTCCTTGCGGATAAAAAAGTGGCTATTTACGGTAATCCCGATCTGGTGATTGGCCTGGCGGAGTTTTGTCTGGATTTGGAAATGAAGCCCGTACTGCTGCTGCTGGGGGATGACAACGCCAGCTACGGCAGCGATCCCAGAGTGACGGCGTTGCAGGAAAAAGTGAGTTTCGGCATGGAGATTGTCACCAACGCCGATCTGTGGGAGCTGGAAAATCGCATTACTCAGCAGTCGCTGGAACTGGATCTGATTCTTGGTCATTCCAAAGGGCGGTTTACCGCGATTGATAACCAGATCCCCATGGTCAGGGTGGGGTTTCCGACCTATGACCGCGCCGGGTTGTATCGTTATCCTGTGGTCGGCTACGCGGGGGCGACCTGGCTGGCGGAGCAGATGGCCAACGCCCTGTTTACGGATATGGAGTACAAGAAAAATAAAGAGTGGATTCTGAACGTCTGGTAA
- a CDS encoding sigma-54 interaction domain-containing protein, with protein MSRRKESTTEANSGRHILKPLSFTCLLGECRSELLPLLSEVSKVVSAEGSLSKTLKLVLELMKLHLQVTRAMITLYDASCDQIFIHESFGLSPEEAERGVYYPGEGITGKVVETKQPIIVPHIADDPRFLNRTGSWDKYEDRHLSFICVPIMRGMKVMGTIGIERLYNNEQLLYLDLEVLRIIATTIAQAVELHLLERAHQKVLREQNSLLKQALQEKFKPANIIGNSRVMQSVYQLIEKVSHARTTVLILGESGVGKERVASAIHYNSHCANGPFVKFNCSSLPEGVIESELFGHEKGAFTGALSRRAGRFEEADGGTIFLDEIGELTPSAQAKLLRVLQERCFERVGSNETLKVNVRILAATHRNLQDMVASGTFREDLFYRLNVFPITIPPLRERGNDILILADHFNAHFAKEQGVDVPSIATPALNLLLNYSWPGNVRELENTMERAVLLADEGVIHSYHLPINLQPVVLGEAVTGLEAQLARIEYDIIVESLSRHQGNISQAAAHLNMTRRALSLRMEKYQLDYKTFRCGHR; from the coding sequence ATGAGTCGCAGAAAAGAGAGTACGACAGAGGCGAATTCAGGGCGGCATATTTTAAAACCGCTTTCGTTTACCTGTTTGTTGGGGGAGTGCCGTTCAGAGCTATTGCCGCTATTGTCGGAGGTCAGCAAGGTCGTCAGCGCGGAGGGATCGTTATCCAAGACATTAAAATTGGTTTTGGAACTGATGAAGCTGCACCTTCAGGTTACCCGTGCCATGATCACGCTCTATGATGCGAGTTGCGACCAGATTTTTATTCACGAAAGTTTCGGCCTGTCGCCGGAGGAAGCCGAACGGGGCGTCTATTATCCCGGTGAGGGGATTACCGGGAAAGTGGTTGAAACCAAACAACCGATCATTGTGCCGCATATTGCCGACGATCCCCGGTTTTTGAATCGTACCGGTAGCTGGGATAAGTATGAAGATCGTCATCTCTCCTTTATCTGCGTGCCGATTATGCGCGGAATGAAAGTGATGGGCACGATCGGTATCGAGCGCTTGTACAACAATGAACAACTGCTGTATCTGGACTTGGAAGTCTTGCGGATTATCGCCACCACTATCGCTCAGGCGGTGGAGCTGCACCTGCTGGAAAGGGCGCACCAAAAGGTGCTAAGGGAGCAAAATTCGCTACTGAAGCAGGCGCTACAGGAGAAATTCAAACCCGCCAACATTATTGGTAATTCGCGGGTGATGCAGTCCGTTTATCAGTTGATCGAAAAAGTCAGCCATGCCCGCACCACCGTTTTGATTCTGGGTGAAAGCGGGGTCGGCAAGGAGCGGGTGGCGAGTGCGATTCACTATAACAGTCACTGCGCCAATGGGCCGTTCGTGAAGTTCAATTGTTCCTCGTTGCCTGAAGGCGTGATTGAAAGCGAGCTGTTCGGTCATGAAAAAGGGGCGTTTACCGGCGCATTATCACGCCGGGCCGGGCGTTTTGAAGAGGCGGACGGGGGAACCATTTTCCTCGACGAGATCGGCGAACTAACGCCCTCGGCGCAAGCCAAATTGCTGCGGGTATTACAGGAGCGCTGTTTTGAGCGGGTGGGCAGTAACGAAACCCTTAAGGTGAATGTGCGTATTTTGGCGGCAACGCACCGCAACTTGCAGGATATGGTCGCCAGCGGGACGTTCCGCGAAGATCTGTTCTATCGCCTGAATGTTTTCCCCATCACCATTCCCCCGTTGCGTGAGCGCGGGAACGATATCCTGATCCTGGCCGATCACTTCAACGCGCATTTTGCCAAAGAGCAGGGGGTTGATGTGCCTTCGATTGCTACCCCGGCGTTGAATTTGCTCTTGAACTATAGCTGGCCGGGCAATGTGCGGGAGCTGGAAAATACGATGGAGCGGGCCGTCTTACTGGCGGACGAAGGAGTGATCCACAGCTACCATTTACCGATCAATCTTCAACCCGTGGTGCTGGGCGAAGCCGTAACCGGGCTGGAGGCTCAGTTGGCCAGAATCGAGTATGACATTATTGTCGAATCGCTTTCTCGCCATCAGGGGAATATTTCCCAGGCGGCGGCGCATCTGAATATGACGCGCCGTGCGCTGAGTTTAAGAATGGAAAAATATCAACTGGATTACAAAACCTTTCGATGTGGACACCGGTGA
- the nifH gene encoding nitrogenase iron protein, whose amino-acid sequence MTRKLAIYGKGGIGKSTTTQNTAAALAYFHGKKIFIHGCDPKADSTRLILGGKPQETLMDVLRDQGAEKVTNDMVVKKGVFDIRCVESGGPEPGVGCAGRGVITAIDLMENNKAYTDDLDFIFFDVLGDVVCGGFAMPIRDGKAQEVYIVASGEMMAIYAANNICKGLVKYAKQSGVRLGGIICNSRNVDGEKAFLEEFTAAIGTKMIHFVPRDNIVQKAEFNKKTVTEFEPEANQAKEYCELGHKIIENKDLVIPRPLTMDQLESMVVKYGLAD is encoded by the coding sequence ATGACGCGGAAATTAGCGATTTATGGCAAGGGCGGGATTGGTAAATCAACCACCACCCAAAATACAGCGGCGGCATTGGCTTATTTTCATGGAAAAAAGATTTTTATTCACGGTTGCGATCCGAAAGCGGATTCGACCCGTTTAATATTGGGAGGGAAACCGCAGGAAACATTAATGGATGTATTACGCGATCAGGGCGCAGAAAAGGTCACCAACGATATGGTGGTGAAAAAAGGCGTGTTTGATATTCGTTGTGTCGAGTCTGGCGGTCCAGAGCCGGGCGTGGGCTGCGCGGGTCGTGGCGTTATTACCGCTATCGATTTGATGGAGAATAATAAAGCCTATACCGATGATTTAGATTTTATTTTCTTTGATGTGTTGGGGGATGTGGTCTGCGGCGGGTTCGCCATGCCGATTCGCGATGGCAAGGCGCAGGAGGTCTATATCGTGGCTTCCGGTGAAATGATGGCGATCTACGCGGCCAACAATATATGCAAAGGGCTGGTGAAGTATGCCAAACAGAGCGGCGTCCGCCTCGGCGGTATTATCTGCAACAGCCGTAATGTGGATGGCGAAAAAGCGTTTCTGGAGGAATTTACCGCCGCCATCGGCACGAAAATGATCCATTTTGTGCCGCGTGACAATATTGTACAAAAAGCGGAATTTAATAAAAAAACGGTGACGGAATTTGAGCCGGAAGCGAATCAGGCAAAAGAGTATTGCGAATTAGGCCACAAGATTATTGAAAATAAAGACCTGGTTATTCCTCGCCCGTTAACCATGGATCAGTTGGAATCCATGGTGGTTAAATATGGTCTGGCCGACTGA
- the anfG gene encoding Fe-only nitrogenase subunit delta — protein MSNPNETKVDALVDYIMKNCLWQFHSRAWDREKQNAGILLKTQQLLCDEPVDLSTPADRCYWVDAVVLADAYRSRFPWLNDMDHDAIRVLMKALHERMDYLTITGSLNAELTDQRY, from the coding sequence ATGAGCAATCCAAATGAGACGAAGGTTGACGCGCTGGTGGACTACATCATGAAGAACTGCCTCTGGCAGTTCCACTCCAGGGCATGGGATCGCGAAAAGCAAAACGCCGGTATTTTGCTGAAAACGCAGCAACTGCTGTGCGATGAGCCGGTGGATCTGAGCACCCCGGCCGATCGCTGCTATTGGGTGGACGCGGTGGTGCTGGCGGATGCGTACCGATCGCGTTTCCCCTGGCTTAACGACATGGATCACGACGCGATTCGTGTGCTGATGAAGGCACTGCATGAGCGGATGGATTATTTGACGATCACCGGGTCGCTGAACGCAGAGCTCACCGACCAACGTTATTAA
- the anfD gene encoding nitrogenase iron-iron protein, alpha chain, with amino-acid sequence MPYHEFDCSQCIPERKQHAVVKGPGEDLTSALPLGYLNTIPGSISERGCAYCGAKHVIGTPMKDVIHLSHGPVGCTYDTWQTKRYISDNDNFQLKYTFATDMKEKHIVFGAEGILKKNIIEAFDAHPAIKRMTIYQTCASALIGDDIAAVAQEVMDERPEVDIFVCNSPGFAGPSQSGGHHKINIAWINQKVGTVEPTITSDYVINYVGEYNIQGDQEVMVDYFKRMGIQVLSTFTGNGAYDDLRAMHRAHLNVLECARSAEYICNELRVRYDIPRLDIDGFGFVPLADSLRKVGLFFGIEDRAQAIIDEEIARWKPELDWYKARLKGKKVCLWPGGSKLWHWAHVIHEEMGVEVVSVYTKFGHQGDMEKGIARCEAGALAIDDPNELESLEAMYRLKPDVIFTGKRPGEVAKKIRVPYLNAHAYHNGPYKGFEGWVRFARDIYNAIYSPIHQLAKLDISQDEIPTDRGFVTARMLSDASLSDEMRNAPDLREYSGGYDSVSKLRERVYPTFAADQSSLAVGG; translated from the coding sequence ATGCCTTACCATGAATTTGACTGTAGTCAGTGTATTCCTGAAAGGAAACAGCATGCGGTCGTAAAAGGCCCGGGTGAAGATTTAACGTCGGCGTTGCCGCTGGGATATTTAAATACCATTCCGGGCAGTATTTCCGAGCGCGGTTGCGCCTATTGCGGGGCGAAGCATGTCATCGGCACGCCGATGAAAGATGTGATTCACCTCAGTCACGGGCCGGTCGGCTGTACTTACGATACCTGGCAGACAAAACGCTATATCAGCGACAATGATAACTTCCAGCTTAAATATACGTTCGCCACGGATATGAAAGAAAAACATATCGTGTTCGGCGCGGAAGGCATCCTGAAGAAAAATATCATTGAAGCCTTTGACGCGCATCCGGCCATTAAACGTATGACGATTTATCAGACCTGCGCTTCGGCGCTGATTGGCGATGATATTGCCGCCGTTGCGCAGGAAGTGATGGATGAGCGGCCCGAGGTGGATATTTTTGTCTGCAACTCGCCCGGCTTCGCGGGGCCGAGTCAGTCTGGCGGCCATCATAAAATCAATATTGCCTGGATTAACCAGAAGGTGGGCACGGTCGAGCCGACAATCACCAGCGACTACGTCATTAACTACGTCGGCGAATACAACATTCAGGGCGATCAAGAAGTGATGGTCGATTACTTTAAACGGATGGGCATTCAGGTGCTGTCCACCTTTACCGGCAATGGCGCCTATGACGACCTGCGGGCCATGCACCGGGCGCACCTGAACGTGCTGGAGTGCGCGCGCTCAGCGGAATATATCTGTAATGAACTGCGGGTGCGCTACGACATTCCGCGTCTGGATATCGACGGATTCGGTTTCGTGCCTCTCGCGGACTCGTTGCGTAAAGTCGGTCTGTTTTTCGGCATTGAAGATCGGGCGCAGGCGATTATTGATGAAGAGATCGCTCGCTGGAAACCGGAACTGGACTGGTATAAAGCCCGTCTGAAAGGGAAGAAAGTTTGTTTGTGGCCGGGCGGTTCTAAACTGTGGCACTGGGCGCATGTCATTCATGAGGAGATGGGCGTTGAAGTGGTGTCGGTCTATACCAAATTCGGCCATCAGGGGGATATGGAAAAAGGCATTGCCCGCTGCGAGGCCGGGGCGCTGGCCATTGATGATCCCAATGAGTTGGAGTCGCTTGAAGCCATGTACCGGCTGAAGCCGGACGTCATCTTTACCGGCAAACGTCCGGGTGAAGTCGCAAAGAAAATCCGCGTGCCCTATCTGAATGCTCACGCCTACCACAATGGCCCCTATAAAGGATTTGAAGGGTGGGTGCGTTTTGCCCGTGATATTTACAACGCCATTTATTCACCGATTCACCAGTTGGCCAAGCTGGACATCAGTCAGGACGAGATCCCGACCGATCGCGGTTTCGTCACCGCCAGGATGCTTTCCGACGCCAGCCTGAGCGATGAGATGCGCAACGCGCCGGATTTGCGTGAATACAGCGGCGGTTATGACAGCGTATCCAAACTGCGCGAACGGGTTTATCCCACGTTTGCGGCGGATCAATCCTCCTTAGCCGTTGGCGGGTAA
- a CDS encoding pyridoxamine 5'-phosphate oxidase family protein translates to MIVTGKHPPHGDMRRDDREITDAREIEQIIQAARVMYLGLSSDDIPFVVPVFYAWDGQALYFHSARSGTKIEIMKRNNKVCFVISVDQGVIDDAMVCNFEARHRTVIGLGEAVFIEDEEEKITALSRIVERFTTRPSGFPAANLKATQVIRINILSLKGKKHGY, encoded by the coding sequence ATGATAGTGACAGGAAAACACCCTCCGCACGGGGACATGCGCCGGGATGACCGGGAAATTACCGATGCGCGGGAAATCGAACAGATTATTCAGGCTGCCAGGGTGATGTACCTGGGGTTGTCCAGTGACGATATTCCTTTTGTCGTTCCGGTGTTTTACGCCTGGGATGGACAGGCGCTCTATTTTCATTCGGCAAGAAGCGGGACCAAAATCGAGATCATGAAACGCAATAACAAGGTCTGTTTCGTGATATCCGTCGATCAGGGCGTGATTGACGATGCGATGGTGTGTAATTTCGAGGCCCGTCACCGTACGGTGATCGGTCTCGGCGAAGCCGTCTTTATCGAAGATGAAGAAGAAAAAATAACGGCGCTGAGCCGCATTGTGGAGCGCTTTACGACGCGGCCATCTGGTTTCCCGGCCGCCAACCTCAAAGCCACACAGGTCATCCGCATTAATATTCTTTCGCTGAAAGGAAAGAAGCACGGATACTGA